Part of the Pseudarthrobacter sp. NBSH8 genome is shown below.
GGAGATTCCCGTGACCGAAGCAACAAGCGAAGCAACTACTACGGCCTGGCAGCTCTCAGGATTCGGCGATGAAGTGGATCCGGACCCCGCTGTCCAGGCCGCCGTCCTGCTGGCGCTGGGCGCGAGCTACATTGAAGTACGCAGCGCCTGGGGTGTCAATGTCTCCGAGCTGACGCCGGGGCAGGTGTCTGAACTCAAAGACATCCTGGACGCCAAGGGCCTGAAGGTCTCCGCCGTGGCCAGCCCAATCGGCAAGGTGGACATCAGCCTGCCCGTGGAGCACGAGGTGGAACGCCTCCGCCAGATCATCTCCGTGGCCAAGGGATTGGATACCAAGTACATCCGGATCTTCTCCTTCTACCGGAGTGAAACCCAGACGCCGGAAGAAATCCGCGACGACGTCATTACGCGCATGCGGGCACTGGCCGCTGAAGCCGTGAACGCCGGCGTCGTACTCCTGCACGAGAACGAAAAGGACATCTACGGCGATACGCCGCAGCGCGTCCTGGACATTATGGAGTCCGTCGACTCTCCCGCGCTGCGCGTCGCCTGGGACAACGCCAACTTCGTCCAGGTTGGCGTCCGGCCCTACACGGACGGTTACGCCATGCTCCGCCCCTACCTCGAGTACCTCCAGGTCAAGGACGCCATCATGGCCACGGGCGAGGTTGTGCCGTCCGGCCAGGGCGACGGCGAACTGGACGCCACCATTGCCGCCCTGAAGGCGGA
Proteins encoded:
- a CDS encoding sugar phosphate isomerase/epimerase, with protein sequence MTEATSEATTTAWQLSGFGDEVDPDPAVQAAVLLALGASYIEVRSAWGVNVSELTPGQVSELKDILDAKGLKVSAVASPIGKVDISLPVEHEVERLRQIISVAKGLDTKYIRIFSFYRSETQTPEEIRDDVITRMRALAAEAVNAGVVLLHENEKDIYGDTPQRVLDIMESVDSPALRVAWDNANFVQVGVRPYTDGYAMLRPYLEYLQVKDAIMATGEVVPSGQGDGELDATIAALKADGYAGFASLEPHLASHHELGGFSGAAAFGTAARAFAVLAAKNGIELS